A stretch of Rhodohalobacter mucosus DNA encodes these proteins:
- a CDS encoding GIY-YIG nuclease family protein has translation MIRRLAEKPLRRKSPVSSLNILRLSLYSAYILQSEKNLSHYYGHSGDLDKRLKEHNAGKVRSTKAYRPWKLIYFEEFLTKSEAYKKEQFFKIIDGYNYLKSSGII, from the coding sequence GTGATCCGCCGGTTGGCGGAAAAACCGTTGAGGCGCAAGTCTCCGGTAAGCTCTTTAAACATACTGAGGTTGAGCTTGTACAGCGCGTATATTTTGCAAAGTGAGAAAAATTTGTCTCATTACTATGGTCACAGCGGTGACTTAGATAAAAGACTTAAAGAACACAATGCTGGTAAAGTGCGTAGCACGAAAGCTTACAGACCCTGGAAATTGATCTATTTTGAAGAGTTTCTGACGAAATCGGAAGCATACAAAAAAGAACAATTTTTCAAAATTATTGATGGTTATAACTATTTGAAATCAAGTGGTATAATCTGA